In Flagellatimonas centrodinii, a single window of DNA contains:
- the atzF gene encoding allophanate hydrolase: protein MANAWTISDWTTAYQGGLSPLTAMAALSARCVATEPDWILCLDAAALQAQAEALMERFEAAGRDWAAFPLFGVPFVVKDNIDVAGLPTTAACPDFAYLPERSATVVQHLTAAGALLLGKSNLDQFATGLVGVRSPYGAVPNAFNPDYVSGGSSSGSATLVARGLAAFSLGTDTAGSGRIPAAFNNLVGVKPTRGWFSTLGVVPACRTLDCVSIFAHTLDDATQVAAVLGRFDNADPYARPAPAMMAARRLPAAPRLGVPAAPQFFGDHLAAAAFDRASAQLSALGATLVPLDFTPLHALADLLYDGPWVAERQAAIADFLTRPGVTMNPVVQTIISRGDAFSAGDGFRADYRRAELVRAAQGLMRDVDALVVPSAPSIYTIADVEASPVELNTRLGTYTNFVNLMDGCALALPAGFRDDGLPAGITVIAGAWEDAALLDFGRRWQRQVPWSLGTSGRVPEPVPQPPAAPGPDQVRVAVVGAHLSGMPLNYQLTERSAVLVEKTHTADDYRFYALPGTVPPKPGLVRTGHGAAIEVELWDMPTEAFGSFVALIPAPLGIGTLALADGRSVKGFICEAWATADALDITHFGGWRAFMAAERARAA, encoded by the coding sequence GTGGCAAACGCCTGGACGATCTCTGACTGGACCACCGCCTACCAGGGCGGCCTGTCGCCGCTGACGGCAATGGCGGCGCTGTCGGCCCGCTGCGTGGCGACCGAGCCGGACTGGATACTGTGCCTTGATGCCGCCGCCCTGCAGGCGCAGGCCGAGGCGCTGATGGAACGGTTCGAGGCGGCCGGCCGTGACTGGGCCGCCTTCCCGCTGTTCGGTGTGCCCTTCGTGGTCAAGGACAACATCGATGTCGCGGGTCTGCCGACCACGGCGGCCTGTCCGGATTTCGCCTACCTGCCGGAACGCTCGGCGACGGTGGTGCAGCATCTCACGGCAGCCGGAGCGCTGCTGCTGGGCAAGAGCAACCTCGACCAGTTCGCTACGGGGCTGGTGGGGGTGCGGTCGCCCTACGGCGCGGTCCCCAACGCGTTCAACCCGGACTATGTCAGCGGCGGTTCCAGCTCGGGGTCGGCCACGCTGGTGGCGCGGGGGCTGGCGGCCTTTTCGTTGGGCACCGACACCGCGGGTTCGGGGCGAATTCCGGCGGCCTTCAACAATCTGGTGGGGGTCAAGCCGACCCGCGGATGGTTCAGTACCCTTGGCGTGGTGCCGGCGTGCCGCACGCTCGACTGCGTATCGATTTTTGCCCATACCCTGGACGATGCGACGCAGGTGGCGGCGGTGCTGGGACGCTTCGACAACGCGGACCCTTATGCCCGTCCAGCCCCGGCAATGATGGCGGCGCGGCGCCTGCCGGCTGCGCCGCGACTGGGCGTACCGGCGGCGCCTCAGTTCTTTGGAGATCATCTGGCGGCGGCCGCATTCGACCGTGCCAGCGCCCAGTTGAGCGCACTGGGTGCGACGCTGGTGCCACTGGATTTCACGCCGCTGCATGCGCTCGCGGATCTGCTCTACGACGGCCCCTGGGTTGCCGAGCGGCAAGCGGCGATCGCCGACTTTCTGACCCGCCCGGGCGTCACCATGAATCCGGTGGTGCAGACCATCATCAGCCGTGGCGATGCATTTTCTGCGGGCGATGGCTTCCGCGCCGACTACCGCCGCGCCGAGCTGGTACGCGCCGCCCAGGGCCTCATGCGCGACGTGGATGCCCTGGTGGTACCCAGCGCACCGAGCATCTACACCATTGCCGATGTTGAGGCATCGCCGGTGGAGCTGAACACCCGGCTGGGGACCTACACCAACTTCGTCAATCTCATGGACGGCTGTGCCCTGGCGCTCCCGGCCGGCTTCCGCGACGACGGGCTGCCGGCCGGCATTACGGTGATTGCAGGTGCATGGGAGGACGCCGCACTGCTCGATTTCGGGCGGCGTTGGCAGCGGCAAGTGCCGTGGTCGTTGGGTACGAGCGGTCGGGTACCCGAGCCGGTGCCACAACCACCGGCAGCACCGGGGCCGGATCAGGTGCGGGTGGCGGTGGTCGGGGCCCACCTCAGCGGGATGCCGTTGAACTACCAGCTCACCGAGCGCTCGGCGGTGCTGGTCGAGAAAACGCACACCGCCGACGACTATCGCTTCTACGCATTGCCAGGCACCGTCCCGCCCAAACCCGGACTGGTCCGCACCGGCCACGGCGCCGCCATCGAGGTGGAGCTGTGGGACATGCCGACGGAGGCATTCGGCAGTTTTGTCGCCCTGATTCCGGCCCCGCTGGGCATCGGCACCCTGGCGCTGGCCGATGGTCGTAGCGTCAAGGGCTTCATCTGCGAGGCCTGGGCCACCGCCGACGCCCTCGATATCACTCACTTCGGCGGTTGGCGGGCCTTCATGGCCGCCGAGCGCGCACGCGCGGCCTGA
- the uca gene encoding urea carboxylase, which translates to MFRKVLIANRGEIAVRIARTLKSMGVGSVAVFSDADRNSLHVRLADEAVALGGNAPADSYLRGDKIIAAAKATGAEAVIPGYGFLSENTAFADDCARAGIVFVGPTPDQIRRFGLKHESRALAEAAGVPLTPGTGLLDSLEAAVVSAREIGYPIMLKSTAGGGGIGLTRCDSEAELAAAFATVQRQGQNFFSDSGVFIERYVENARHVEVQIFGDGHGKVVALGERDCSLQRRNQKVVEETPAPNLPAATRDALLAAAVRLGESVAYANAGTVEFIYDPARDDFYFLEVNTRLQVEHPITEACTGVDLVDWMIRTAAGEPPDLAQFRCQPRGAAMEVRIYAEDPVRNFQPSPGILTEVAFPAEARIDGWVTTGTEVSPHYDPMIAKLIVHGTDRDDAIAKLRTALDQTRLAGIATNLDYLRQIIASPAFASGAVFTRFLDSFAYAAPVIEMIDPGTYTTVQDYPGRVGYWDVGVPPSGPMDDFAFRMANRIVGNPADAAGLECTILGPTLRFHRDACVALTGAPTPATLDGEPCPFWTPQPVRAGQVLKIGKAEAGCRTYLAVAGGFDVPVYLGSRATFALGQFGGHAGRPLRGGDMLRLTETTTLPQAAPAPAAMIPTYDTHWTVGVLYGPHGAPDFFTEASIEQFFATDWEVHYNSNRLGVRLMGPKPEWARTDGGEAGLHPSNVHDCEYAIGAVNFTGDMPVILTRDGPSLGGFVCPVTIAQAELWKIGQVKPGDRIRFQRIDFDEALALQKAQDRAIETLTPIPKPGGARVLHRPQGTVSECVLAELAPEGSRPAVAYRQAGDTYILLEYGPMVLDLRLRLRIYALMQALHADPVPGILELSPGVRSLQIHYDSRRITQAALLDALLAAEHRLPDIATLRIPTRVVRLPMAWQDSATLDAVARYRQSVRDTAPWLPSNVEFMRRINGLDSVETVKRTVFDTRYMVLGLGDVYLGAPCAVPVDPRHRLLTSKYNPARTYTAEGTVGIGGVYMCIYGMDSPGGYQLIGRTLPIWNTFLKNRAFANGEPWLLKFFDQVQYYEVSEDELTAMRDDFREGRLLPDITEEVFDIAAHERFLADNADSITAFKAKQQAAFAEEVAHWRADAAMSPDVVPEPPAMPMEDADGQPVFADISGNIWKLLVEAGQAVAAGDPLLIVEAMKMEFTVPAPVEGTVSALRCQAGRPVNAGDALLYITPA; encoded by the coding sequence ATGTTCCGCAAAGTCCTGATCGCAAACCGTGGCGAAATTGCCGTCCGCATCGCCCGTACCCTGAAGTCCATGGGTGTGGGCAGTGTCGCGGTCTTCTCGGATGCCGATCGCAACAGCCTCCATGTGCGTCTGGCCGACGAGGCGGTTGCGCTGGGGGGCAACGCGCCCGCTGACAGCTATCTGCGGGGTGACAAGATCATCGCGGCGGCGAAGGCCACCGGTGCCGAAGCGGTGATTCCGGGCTACGGGTTCCTGTCAGAGAACACGGCATTTGCGGATGACTGCGCACGTGCCGGCATCGTCTTTGTCGGACCGACGCCAGACCAGATCCGCCGCTTTGGCCTCAAGCATGAATCACGGGCCCTGGCGGAAGCGGCAGGCGTGCCCCTGACCCCGGGGACAGGCCTGCTCGACAGTCTTGAAGCCGCAGTGGTGTCGGCCCGCGAGATCGGCTATCCGATCATGCTCAAGTCCACCGCCGGCGGGGGCGGCATCGGCCTCACCCGCTGTGACAGCGAAGCGGAGCTGGCCGCCGCGTTTGCCACCGTACAGCGGCAGGGGCAGAACTTCTTCAGCGACAGTGGCGTGTTCATCGAGCGCTATGTCGAGAATGCCCGCCACGTCGAGGTGCAGATCTTCGGGGATGGTCACGGCAAGGTGGTGGCACTGGGCGAGCGTGACTGCTCATTGCAACGGCGCAACCAGAAAGTGGTGGAGGAAACCCCGGCGCCCAACCTGCCGGCGGCCACCCGCGATGCCTTGCTTGCCGCCGCCGTGCGACTGGGCGAGTCGGTGGCCTATGCCAACGCCGGCACGGTCGAGTTCATCTATGACCCGGCCCGGGATGACTTCTATTTCCTGGAGGTGAACACGCGCCTGCAGGTGGAGCATCCGATCACCGAAGCCTGCACCGGTGTCGACCTGGTCGACTGGATGATCCGTACCGCCGCCGGCGAGCCACCGGACCTGGCGCAGTTCCGCTGTCAGCCGAGGGGTGCGGCGATGGAAGTCCGCATCTACGCCGAGGACCCGGTGCGCAACTTCCAGCCGTCCCCCGGCATCCTGACCGAGGTGGCGTTTCCTGCGGAGGCGCGTATTGATGGCTGGGTCACCACCGGCACTGAGGTGTCGCCACATTACGACCCGATGATCGCCAAGCTGATCGTCCACGGAACGGATCGCGACGATGCCATTGCCAAGCTGCGGACCGCGCTCGACCAGACCCGGCTGGCCGGCATCGCCACCAACCTCGACTACCTCCGGCAGATCATCGCCAGCCCGGCTTTCGCCAGTGGTGCGGTATTCACGCGCTTTCTCGACAGCTTCGCCTATGCCGCGCCGGTGATCGAGATGATCGACCCCGGCACCTACACCACCGTGCAGGACTATCCCGGCCGCGTCGGCTACTGGGATGTTGGCGTACCGCCCTCGGGGCCGATGGACGATTTCGCCTTCCGCATGGCCAACCGTATCGTCGGCAACCCGGCGGATGCGGCGGGGCTCGAATGCACCATCCTCGGGCCGACCCTGCGCTTCCACCGCGATGCCTGCGTTGCCCTCACCGGCGCCCCCACGCCGGCGACGTTGGATGGCGAGCCGTGTCCGTTCTGGACCCCGCAGCCGGTGCGTGCCGGCCAGGTCCTAAAGATCGGCAAGGCCGAAGCAGGATGCCGGACCTACCTTGCGGTGGCGGGGGGCTTTGATGTGCCGGTGTATCTCGGGTCGCGGGCGACGTTCGCGCTCGGGCAGTTCGGCGGCCATGCCGGTCGGCCGCTGCGCGGCGGCGACATGCTGCGGCTCACCGAGACCACGACCCTGCCGCAGGCGGCGCCGGCGCCAGCGGCGATGATCCCGACCTACGACACGCACTGGACCGTCGGCGTGCTGTACGGACCGCATGGTGCACCGGACTTCTTCACCGAAGCCTCGATCGAACAGTTCTTCGCCACCGACTGGGAAGTGCATTACAACTCCAACCGGCTTGGCGTCAGGCTGATGGGGCCGAAGCCGGAATGGGCACGCACTGACGGTGGCGAAGCCGGCCTGCACCCGTCCAACGTTCACGACTGCGAGTACGCCATCGGCGCGGTCAATTTCACCGGTGACATGCCGGTGATCCTGACCCGCGACGGCCCCAGCCTGGGCGGTTTCGTCTGCCCGGTGACGATTGCCCAGGCCGAGCTGTGGAAGATCGGTCAGGTCAAGCCGGGGGATCGCATCCGCTTTCAGCGCATCGATTTCGACGAGGCGCTGGCACTGCAGAAGGCGCAAGACCGAGCCATCGAGACGCTGACCCCCATCCCCAAACCGGGGGGCGCACGAGTCCTGCACCGGCCGCAGGGCACGGTGTCGGAATGCGTGCTGGCCGAGCTTGCGCCGGAGGGGAGCCGGCCGGCGGTCGCCTACCGGCAGGCAGGGGATACCTACATCCTGCTGGAATACGGGCCGATGGTGCTGGACCTGCGCCTGCGCCTGCGGATCTACGCGCTGATGCAGGCCCTCCACGCCGATCCGGTCCCCGGCATTCTCGAACTGTCGCCCGGCGTGCGCTCGCTGCAGATTCACTATGACAGCCGCCGTATCACGCAGGCGGCCCTGCTCGATGCGCTACTGGCCGCCGAGCATCGACTGCCGGATATCGCCACCTTGCGGATTCCCACGCGGGTGGTGCGCTTGCCGATGGCCTGGCAGGACAGTGCCACCCTCGATGCCGTCGCCCGCTACCGTCAGTCGGTGCGCGACACCGCGCCGTGGCTGCCGAGCAATGTCGAGTTCATGCGCCGTATCAACGGGCTGGATTCGGTGGAGACGGTGAAGCGCACCGTGTTCGACACGCGCTACATGGTGCTGGGGCTGGGCGACGTGTACCTGGGCGCACCGTGCGCGGTCCCGGTGGACCCGCGGCACCGGCTGCTCACATCGAAATACAACCCGGCGCGCACCTACACCGCCGAGGGCACCGTCGGTATCGGCGGGGTCTACATGTGCATCTACGGCATGGATTCACCCGGCGGCTATCAGTTGATCGGCCGCACCCTGCCGATCTGGAACACGTTCCTGAAAAATCGGGCCTTCGCCAACGGCGAACCGTGGTTGCTCAAGTTCTTCGACCAGGTGCAGTACTACGAAGTCAGCGAAGACGAGCTCACCGCCATGCGCGACGACTTCCGCGAAGGCCGGCTGTTGCCGGACATCACCGAGGAAGTCTTCGACATCGCCGCGCATGAGCGCTTTCTCGCCGACAACGCCGACAGCATCACCGCCTTCAAGGCCAAGCAGCAGGCCGCCTTTGCCGAGGAAGTGGCGCACTGGCGGGCCGATGCGGCGATGTCGCCGGACGTCGTTCCCGAGCCACCGGCAATGCCCATGGAGGACGCCGACGGCCAGCCGGTATTCGCCGACATCAGCGGCAACATCTGGAAGCTTCTGGTGGAAGCCGGGCAGGCGGTGGCGGCCGGTGATCCCTTGCTGATCGTCGAGGCGATGAAGATGGAGTTCACCGTTCCGGCCCCGGTGGAGGGCACCGTGTCGGCGCTGCGCTGTCAGGCCGGACGACCGGTGAACGCCGGCGATGCGTTGCTCTACATCACCCCCGCCTGA
- the ahpF gene encoding alkyl hydroperoxide reductase subunit F — MLDTDLKSQLQGYLERVTRPIEIVANLDDSEGSRDMRSLLADLVSLSDRISVTEQSDPDERIPSFSLGTPGQEIHLRFGGLPLGHEFTSLVLALLQVGGHPPKVSDEVMAQVRALKGPLRFETFFSLSCQNCPDVVQALNLMAVLNPDIEHVAIDGALFQDEVERRQVMAVPSVFLNGEPFASGRMGVEEILAKVDTGAADREAEKLKDRAPYDVLIVGGGPAGAAAAIYAARKGIRTGVVAERFGGQVADTLGIENFISVTETEGPKLVAALEEHVRQYDVDVIKLQRANALSEGTEYLELGLESGATLKARSVVLATGARWRQMNVPGEDTYRNKGVAYCPHCDGPLFKGKRVAVIGGGNSGVEAAIDLAGIVSHVTLIEFDHQLRADAVLQRKLGSLPNVRIITSAQTTEVLGDGQRVNGLTYTDRKSGDSHRVELEGIFVQIGLLPNSDWLKGSVELSSRGEVVVDARGQTSLPGVFAAGDVTTAPYKQIIIAMGEGSKAALSAFDHLIRQSAPEADRKAA; from the coding sequence ATGCTGGACACTGATCTGAAGTCGCAACTGCAGGGCTATCTGGAGCGCGTCACGCGTCCCATCGAGATCGTCGCCAACCTCGACGACAGCGAGGGCAGTCGTGACATGCGCAGTCTGCTCGCGGATCTGGTGTCGTTGTCCGACCGGATCAGCGTAACCGAGCAGTCCGACCCCGATGAGCGGATCCCATCGTTCAGTCTCGGCACGCCCGGCCAGGAGATCCACCTGCGCTTCGGCGGGCTGCCGCTGGGCCACGAGTTCACCTCACTGGTGCTGGCCTTGCTGCAGGTGGGCGGACATCCGCCGAAGGTCAGTGACGAGGTGATGGCGCAGGTGCGCGCACTGAAGGGGCCGTTGCGCTTCGAGACGTTCTTCTCGCTGTCCTGCCAGAACTGCCCCGATGTGGTGCAGGCGCTCAATCTGATGGCGGTCCTCAATCCCGACATCGAGCACGTCGCGATCGATGGAGCGCTATTCCAGGACGAGGTGGAGCGCCGCCAGGTGATGGCGGTGCCCAGCGTGTTCCTCAACGGCGAACCGTTTGCCTCCGGCCGCATGGGCGTCGAGGAAATCCTCGCCAAGGTCGATACCGGTGCGGCCGACCGGGAAGCCGAAAAGTTGAAGGATCGCGCGCCGTATGACGTCCTCATCGTCGGCGGCGGTCCGGCCGGCGCTGCGGCTGCCATTTACGCGGCGCGCAAGGGTATCCGTACCGGCGTGGTGGCCGAACGCTTCGGCGGCCAGGTCGCCGATACCCTCGGCATCGAGAACTTCATCTCGGTGACGGAAACCGAAGGCCCGAAACTGGTGGCCGCATTGGAAGAACATGTGCGCCAGTACGATGTCGATGTCATCAAGCTGCAGCGCGCCAATGCCCTCAGCGAAGGCACTGAGTATCTCGAACTGGGGCTGGAGAGCGGTGCCACGCTCAAGGCGCGTTCGGTGGTGCTCGCCACCGGCGCGCGCTGGCGGCAGATGAACGTGCCCGGGGAAGACACCTACCGGAACAAGGGCGTTGCGTATTGCCCGCACTGCGATGGTCCCTTGTTCAAGGGTAAACGGGTGGCGGTGATCGGTGGTGGCAACTCCGGGGTCGAAGCGGCGATCGATCTCGCTGGCATTGTCAGCCATGTCACCCTGATCGAGTTCGACCACCAGCTGCGCGCCGATGCGGTGTTGCAGCGCAAGCTCGGCAGCCTGCCCAACGTCCGTATCATTACCTCGGCGCAGACCACTGAGGTGTTGGGTGACGGTCAGCGGGTCAATGGCCTGACCTACACCGACCGCAAGAGCGGTGACAGTCACCGCGTCGAGCTGGAGGGCATTTTTGTTCAGATCGGGTTGCTGCCCAACAGCGACTGGCTGAAGGGCAGTGTCGAGCTCAGTTCGCGGGGTGAAGTGGTGGTGGATGCGCGCGGCCAGACGTCGCTTCCGGGCGTGTTTGCGGCGGGTGACGTCACCACGGCCCCCTACAAGCAGATCATCATTGCCATGGGCGAGGGCTCGAAGGCGGCGCTGAGCGCCTTTGATCATCTGATCCGGCAGTCGGCGCCCGAGGCGGACCGCAAGGCAGCCTGA
- a CDS encoding MBL fold metallo-hydrolase yields MMRFMSARLAAAVSLFVVGLLVSACGSEGLVPPDGTDAPGLGGSAERIPLAAWTPLPPAPPVSPEVALARQQFLGPDAVEPGKVKLWWVGVSSFVATGGGHLWLFDAWEPIGIQKDYVPIGRDELAAIAPEVIFIGHGHFDHAADAGFIAGRSGAVVVGSDTICDTAKADAARDGNAANFRCLITGTEDTPTPGTLQMVKVWADLPPVGVLQHIHSALSPSTFELGDTPFIHVPNLLPFLGYLNGDPQELLRFLTTLRDGQGGTWAYHLRFDDFSLFWHDSTGPITDAEPGGPEVRAALAGLPDCVDVQVGAIVGFNQPLSGLRDPRLYVEHAHPRVFLPTHHDAWAPVVGGGSVAYEAEWRAEMAALPHPPLLDYLHDPVDYLQPRTYDIRDPIWAEPMPGSACAAAQ; encoded by the coding sequence ATGATGCGTTTCATGTCCGCCCGCCTCGCGGCTGCGGTGTCGCTGTTTGTCGTCGGTCTGCTGGTGTCAGCCTGTGGCAGTGAGGGGCTGGTGCCGCCGGACGGGACTGACGCCCCCGGCCTGGGGGGCTCTGCCGAACGCATCCCGCTGGCGGCCTGGACACCGCTGCCGCCGGCACCCCCGGTGTCGCCGGAAGTGGCGCTGGCACGGCAGCAGTTTCTCGGGCCGGATGCCGTCGAGCCGGGCAAGGTGAAGTTGTGGTGGGTCGGCGTATCCAGCTTTGTCGCCACAGGCGGCGGGCACCTGTGGTTGTTCGATGCCTGGGAACCCATCGGGATCCAGAAGGACTACGTGCCGATCGGCCGTGATGAACTCGCGGCCATCGCGCCGGAGGTGATCTTCATCGGGCACGGCCATTTCGACCATGCCGCCGACGCCGGTTTCATCGCCGGGCGCAGTGGTGCGGTGGTGGTCGGGTCCGACACCATCTGCGATACCGCCAAGGCGGACGCCGCCCGCGACGGCAATGCGGCCAACTTCCGCTGTCTCATCACCGGCACCGAGGACACGCCGACGCCGGGGACATTGCAGATGGTCAAGGTGTGGGCCGACCTGCCGCCGGTCGGGGTGCTGCAACACATCCACAGTGCACTGTCGCCCTCCACCTTCGAGCTCGGCGACACGCCGTTTATTCACGTGCCCAATCTGTTGCCGTTTCTGGGGTACCTGAACGGTGATCCGCAGGAGCTGCTGCGGTTTCTCACGACGTTGCGCGACGGGCAGGGCGGTACCTGGGCTTACCATTTACGCTTCGACGACTTCAGCCTGTTCTGGCACGACTCCACTGGCCCCATCACCGACGCCGAGCCGGGCGGCCCGGAGGTGCGGGCGGCATTGGCGGGGCTGCCGGACTGCGTCGATGTGCAGGTCGGCGCCATCGTCGGCTTCAACCAACCGCTGTCGGGCCTGCGAGATCCACGTCTCTATGTCGAGCATGCGCATCCTCGGGTGTTCCTGCCCACACATCACGACGCCTGGGCGCCGGTCGTCGGCGGCGGTTCGGTAGCCTACGAGGCTGAGTGGCGTGCCGAGATGGCCGCATTGCCGCATCCTCCGCTGCTCGATTATCTGCACGACCCGGTTGATTACCTCCAGCCACGGACCTACGACATCCGCGATCCCATCTGGGCCGAGCCGATGCCAGGGTCGGCATGCGCTGCCGCGCAGTGA
- a CDS encoding HDOD domain-containing protein, whose product MGCATVELESRIYEQLEAGRLRLPSLPDLALQVNEITQSDRGSAGQVAAAVARDPALSARLIQAANSAASGSRVKVQSLPAAITRLGLQYTRALVSRLVIEQMFFTRQPALAELMRVTWARSVEVAALSEALASYRTPLRPEIAMLAGLLHLIGMLPLIRQVEADPDWGGGRPSLLPLLERLHPQVGQRLLKHWGFSPQLQEVPVASLDIMRDTRGPPDYTDLVIVSRLQLGTYSPPQLAAVDADWAPATTKLGLAPGSVVLEMPPVQAGYQQAMTRLRA is encoded by the coding sequence ATGGGCTGCGCCACCGTTGAGCTCGAAAGTCGTATTTATGAGCAGCTCGAAGCCGGGCGGCTGCGGCTGCCGTCTCTTCCGGATCTCGCCCTGCAGGTCAACGAGATCACCCAGAGTGATCGTGGCAGCGCCGGGCAGGTGGCGGCTGCGGTGGCGCGCGATCCTGCATTGTCGGCCCGATTGATTCAGGCGGCCAACAGTGCGGCCAGTGGCAGCCGGGTCAAGGTGCAGAGCCTGCCGGCGGCCATCACCCGTCTCGGTCTGCAGTACACCCGGGCGCTGGTCAGCCGTCTGGTGATCGAACAGATGTTCTTTACCCGGCAGCCGGCACTGGCTGAATTGATGCGGGTCACTTGGGCACGCAGCGTGGAGGTGGCAGCACTGAGTGAGGCGCTGGCCTCATATCGCACGCCACTGCGACCGGAAATTGCCATGCTCGCCGGCTTGTTGCACCTGATCGGGATGCTGCCACTGATCCGTCAGGTGGAAGCCGATCCGGACTGGGGTGGCGGCCGGCCCTCGTTGCTGCCGCTGCTTGAGCGTCTGCACCCGCAGGTCGGGCAGCGCCTGCTCAAGCATTGGGGCTTCTCGCCACAATTGCAGGAAGTGCCGGTGGCGTCGCTGGACATCATGCGCGACACCCGCGGCCCCCCCGATTACACCGACCTCGTCATCGTTTCCCGGTTGCAGCTCGGCACCTACAGCCCGCCGCAGCTGGCGGCGGTCGATGCCGACTGGGCGCCGGCCACCACCAAGCTCGGGTTGGCGCCCGGTAGCGTGGTCCTCGAAATGCCGCCGGTGCAGGCGGGCTATCAGCAGGCGATGACCCGGTTGCGGGCATAG
- the ahpC gene encoding alkyl hydroperoxide reductase subunit C, with protein sequence MSLINTQVQPFKTQAYHAGKFVEVSDQSLKGKWSVIVFMPAAFTFNCPTEVEDAADNYAEFQKAGAEVYIVTTDTHFSHKVWHETSPAVGKAQFPLVGDPTHQLTRAFGVHIEEEGLALRGTFIVNPDGVIKTLEIHDNAIARDIKETVRKLKAAQYVANNPNEVCPAKWKEGEKTLKPSLDLVGKI encoded by the coding sequence ATGTCGTTGATCAATACTCAGGTTCAGCCCTTCAAGACCCAGGCCTATCACGCGGGCAAGTTCGTCGAAGTGTCGGACCAGAGCCTGAAGGGCAAATGGTCGGTGATCGTTTTCATGCCGGCGGCCTTCACCTTCAACTGCCCGACTGAAGTCGAGGATGCGGCAGACAACTATGCCGAGTTCCAGAAAGCGGGCGCCGAGGTTTACATCGTGACCACCGACACGCATTTCTCGCACAAGGTGTGGCACGAGACCTCCCCGGCAGTGGGCAAGGCCCAGTTCCCGCTGGTGGGTGACCCGACGCACCAGCTCACCCGCGCCTTCGGCGTCCACATTGAAGAAGAAGGTCTGGCCCTGCGTGGCACCTTCATCGTCAACCCGGACGGCGTGATCAAGACGCTCGAGATCCATGACAACGCCATCGCGCGTGACATCAAGGAAACCGTGCGCAAGCTCAAGGCTGCCCAGTACGTCGCCAACAACCCGAACGAAGTCTGCCCGGCCAAGTGGAAGGAAGGCGAAAAGACCCTGAAGCCCTCGCTGGACCTGGTTGGCAAGATCTGA